The region aatagaaatttaataatttgtaatgGATAATCTTAATCTCAAATGAATGGTAAAATGTGAATACTAGGTGCTTTACTATCTATTgtgtatacaccaggcacaaaaagaaactcgtcagttatattcatccttgctgttcaataaattgataattttggattattctgaaatatacattttgttaattggactttgctttctcatttgacaccatattcgtgaaaaacaaacaagaattgaccaagatatgcgcctccaaagcctcaaatcccaaaatcaaaagttgcattttcaacgattttcaatgggtaCGTATCGTTGAATTGCACACAAgaaccacgggccaatcaataaagtacACTGTGTAAcatgcacaattgaatcgttaaaattgcaacttttcattttgggatttgagagtttggaggcgcatatcttggtcaattcttgctcaatgttcacgaacagggtgtcaaatgagaaagaaaagtccaattaacaaaatgtatatttcagaataatccaaaattatcaagtttttgaacagcaaggatgaatataactgacgagtttctttttgtgcctggtgtagatgaAACAGTATGAGAATAACGTATTTATGTTAATCGGGGTTCTAGGTGTTTTCTGATGAAATTCCATTTTTATGCTGGTTTCacactttcctgccgcttgctgtTTTGCCGCTCTGATGAAGATTTTgtttcactgcgcagtcgcactagaaacgctagcggtgaccagcggcaagccgattaTATCGATCACTCCATACGAATTTTGGCGatgctgagcggcaacattggctttgatagtcatgccgctgccgctgagCGAGTGCCGCTGCCGCTTTTAGAAAATTGAAAGCGGCATGATAAGCGGGCTCATGGGCAAgctgcagaaagtatgaaacaagCATTAAAGTGTGGAGGTGGGTTAACATAACTGACACGAACCTTTCAATTTTCTTCACTTATTTCATAAGGAAAATACATTTTGGACGTGTTTATATAGTTACATTATAAAAGCATTATTATCTTAATAATAATGTAACTTTTGTATAATGatggatgaataaataaatgaatgaatgaacgaatgaatgaatgaatgaatgaatgaatgaatgaatgaatgaatgaatgaatgaatgaatgaattgagtTACCTTTAATATATACTGTGTACTAAACCTGTTGTAAAAtacttattattaatattttagtAGGTGGACTCGGTGGGATTGTATACAAAATCATCTATGTGTAATGAATAAGCATGATACTCGACAACATACCCTTTTGAGATCTCTTGAATAAGTCCCACCATCCACAATATCTCCCCATCCTGATACAAAACCCGATTGACCAGCTCTTACTAGTGCTTGCGCTTGTATTTCGTTTGGTAGACAAACTGGAATAGCAGAATATGCAGAAGATTAAGAACTGATTTTGGCAAACAGGTTTTCAGACGTTGATCCGGTGTATTGAATAAGGATGTATCACAGGTAAGAACAGGTATGTACGATTTGGAGGCATTAAAAACTAGATACAGAATGGAAACATTGGCCAACGTCCCGTCATGATGTGCAGATGAAAcactattattgaaaaaaaacaagCTGTTTATTTCAGCAAAATGAGTCATCAAGGATAATTTTGTGAAAGGATAAGTAACTCGTGATTGAACAGCTTCATGCGTATATCTACATTAGGAAAGAATGCATAGTCCCGCCGACAACCTCAACGGCTTACGAGGGTATACATGTGCACAAAGCTATAACGGTATTAAATAGAGGTGCAGGTGGTTCCGGGTTTCGTGGTACTGGATCTTCTCGTGTACGTGTCACGCACAAACTGCTGTACATGAAGACAAGTTCATGCTGTTGCAATACTTACGGGGAGAAATATAATCTGTGTATGGGACAGGCTGCCTGAGTTTAAGTAAAGCTATATCTGAGTCATAGGTTCTCTCGACAAAATTCGGATTGATGATGACTTTTTTCGCATGAATAGTGACTTCTGTCCCGTCTTCTTGTGTTGTACTCTGCTCTCCAAGACGAATTTCAAATGATTCCCTTGCAAGAAAAGAGTATTAATGATATGTTCACGTCTGTATTCTAATTATGTATGGTTCCTTAGAactcagcaaacacacaacgtatagaaaaggtttaaatctcgggttatataatggggaTAAAAAcgtaataacattcataaaaccaaaagcttttccTGTTCAGAAATGTAGCTTACAACAGGGATATTTTCAGAATATATGGATTAACAATCTCTGTTCAAATCCGCCCGAACTGCATGTATATCTATATACAATAAAAGTACAGACACATGTAAACAAAACGGATTCTGACATACATGAGCAACAACACTGTGAAACTTTACGAAAGCGCTATAAAATTGTGTATTGTATATGCATATTATAATAGGCAAACCTTAACGAAAACTATTTACCCACGTTTCATATAGTTTCATGAAGAATTCTTCATTAAGGCACCGATCTAGTAACACCCCAACTCTCATCCCCACGGTGTTCTACTCCTTGCACGGCCAATCGCATACGACATTTAGTGAATGAAAAATTGTCCCCTCCCCCACCTCAGTACTCTGATTGCAATTGTTTACATATTTGCCGTAAATAAATAGATAGACACTAATTTTTTCTCTTCTAAAGAACATTAAAACTATAATAATTATTCTTACGTGTCCGACATGTTTAATACTGATGGGTCGTTAAAACAATGAGCTGCAGTTACGACCCATCTTTGGTTCAGCAATATTCCACCACACGCAGGTCTCCTTAAAGCGTTTGACCACAACATAGCCATCCATGGTGATTGCCCGTGTTTTGAAATTTTTCCGCCTACAATTTTACCACGAACACGGGGGTATCCGCATATATCTATTTAGAACAACAAAGAATACTACATGTAAGCTAGAAATGTGGTCAGACCTTAGTCATATGTTTCTGTGTAAGAATGTTGGCCTCTACATAAAAGTTATATTCGCAGTACAGCAACAGGTAAATCCGGCCTTGAATGCATCAGTATCTTtacttgacctctgatgaccttgaaatgacatttgACAAAATGTACAGCTTATTGTCAAAACATAATTAGATCATCTGACGGCCTTGAGATATCCTTGGACAAAATTGTCTTAATATGAAGAATGCAAGTTTTATGTTTCATAACAATCCAGCCAGTTATAAAAATGtaacagttttaccacatccggTGACCTTCAAATGACCCCCATCATGCTTTGAATCCTAAGAACCAAAAATATACGATTTTTataacacacacccacacacctaaCCATGAAGGTAGTAGTAGCTGTCAAATATTCGATATCTATATTCAAATAAACTCCGTAGAAGACTAATTTTGTACCTTTTCTTTAATATTTGTAGTCGGGCGATACACGCAACCAATTAATCTCAAAAGATTTAAAAGTCTGTCGTAATTAAAGGTAATAGTTTATCGATACTTAAAATTATTCGTCCTTCTCTGTTCTTGGTCTTCCCGAAGGGCTCTTACACTGAAAAAATACTGAAGTAAAATCTGCCGCTTTGAGATATTCATACGTGTTTTGGTAGAAAGAAAccaaatgcttaaaaccactaatatgtaccaaatatgaaataaatttgacccctctgttgacctttgattgacctCTGTACGCATTGGGCCTCTTTTTAATTTcggtaacatcttgaatgtgttttgAGTATCTAAGAACCAAAACTGTTGGGTTGGGTTAGTCCTGGGGGTATAAAGGTGGTCGTGCTCAtttcattttgaacatcaaaccttgtttgtttttcagCCTAAATTTTGTGGTTTGGTTAATCGTGCCTACTTTAtctatgcacagtgattttcatccgTTGTGCCAGTGCACTTTGtatttgtattcccattgatccctgttgtttttcaggtttaacacttctgtgggccaTGGATTTGGTAATTTTTGGCCATTGATGAACTTTATCTCCTTTTGTCTGTGCCTACATTAGTTATATTTTTGTCCTCCTCTGCATACCATCtgttctgtattttacttgttccgcCACGTCAAGTTTGTTTACATTGCTGGTTTTCTTTCCAGTTGCTTAACATATACCTTTTTGTTTTTTGGGACACTCTGTcggcctattcgctacttgcacggttccgccattatgcactatgtgcgggagagcctcgaactggcagcatacatgaatgggaattgaactagtcataacgttctgtgtaaggttacataattcttcctttcatgtatgctgccagttcgaggctctccccgcacatagtgcataatggcggaaccgtgcaagtagcgaatgatgAAAAATATTTAATGAAAAGCAATCTCCCACATACTCGACTGAAAAAGAGACACTTACCTTCATCAGTGTTCTCATCGACATCTATGGATGGGCCCATGATATCTACCCAAAACATTCGCTTCTTAACGTAATGTGTACTTGTTATCACAACACAGGTATAAAACCCACTGTCTTCAATTTCGCTGTTCAGTATATGTAGTCCTTGTTCCGGTATTGTGATGATTCGTCCTTCCCGAGATGCAACACTGCTGCTGATAATAGTGACGTTATCCTTAATCCAGATGACATGAGAAGGATCTACATTGAGCCATTCAAGATGTACATCATGTCCGGCGTGAACGGTTACATTGCGAATCGAAACGCGGTCATCTGAAATTCAATGTATGTGACATAAACAAAGCTGAAGAGGAttccttattccagaaaaatactgcactttttttttttttttaaaaataatgaaacatatctaaatcctaatcattcatttagcacTAACTGGTGAGAAAGCTCACTATTTTAGCACTTTCTTGTAAAAAGAACCCAAAACATACATTTTCGGCATGTTATTTTTGTCAAGCGAGACAGACACTTGTGTATACAGGGTttaccaaaatgattggtacccatcagctttacCGTCTAATGAGTTGGTCAGGCAGCAGTAAAATCTCTGTGGGAATGCAAGGGCCTGACACTCAATTTACGTTGTTTCTTTTCACAACGCAACGACTAAGAATGTACGCTATATCCTACCATCATGGTGTAAGCGTTTCTAGTAGTTTGCTTGATGGACTCTACCCGGGAAACACCAAGTCTAAGAGTGCCTCTTAGAATGGGTCGTCGTGCACAAACCGTCAACAAACATAACCAAggggtcattttgccatgcaaatttgTAAGTGAGGATCCTGGTACTACCTTTCACGTTGTGATTCATGTGAATAGGTGGAACTACTTTCACTCTAAACACTCGTTCGATAACGTTAAGTTGCCTGGTAATCATCACACAGGTGTAATACCCTTGGTCTATCAATTCACTGTCCAGTATTAGCAGTCCTCGTTCTGGTATAATGAATATTTTTCCTTCCTGATCTGCAAGAGTTACTCCATTTCTGTTCCAGTTGACATACAATTGATTGCCATTCGTCCAATCAAGATATATGTTTTCTCCATCAGCAACTGTTACGTTGTAAATCGACCCCTCCGTATTATCTGCAAATCAACGTTTTAAATAAAGTACAGgaaaatattattgtattatgtTCAAGAGGCGTGCCtcgaaatttgtatttttacacaATCTTGTATGTACTTTGTTGAACTATACAAAATATCATGTGAAAAACCAGGTCTAACATCTTGTATTTGTGACTAAGTCACAAACTTTAAAATAATTCTTGGCATCCCAATATTTAATCTGTTTCTCCTATACACGCATTTACGATCTAGGCCCGGAATAAAATATTCTTTCGTTTTATTTAAAAACGAAATAACCACATATTTGATAGTGAAAAGTAACGTCATCTGTCATTTCATCATTTGGTTTTAACCTAAATTGGTCAGAAATCTACCATTATTGATACTCATTACTgtcataataaataaaaacacctaCATCTAAATCAGTATtctaaaatatttcaatattttttgttacgtttggtGGCTGTCAGGTTCACACCTGTTGACCTATACAATGGTGATTTCTCaggtttcaaaaatatctaccaaTCTAATAATTCCGTCTTCTTCGGGGATATAAGTATTGTTTTTTTATGGTAAGCATAAAAAGTATACCTGTTCGAAATGAATTGACGCAAGAATTCAACTAACATAACATGTTAATGCAAACATGAGATTTTTTGCGAAAATCGTTTCTTAACTCACTTGAGGACGGCATACGGACTATATAGAAATTCAAAATTACCTTCATCAATGTTCTCATCTACGCGTATGGATGGAACTGTGATATCTACCCTAAATATTCTCCTCAAAACTTCATTTTGACTGGTCGTCACTACACAAGTATACAATCCACTGTCTTCCATTTCGCTGTTCAGTATATGTAGTCCTTGTTCCGGTATTGTGATGATTCGTCCTTCCCGAGATGCAACGCTGCTGCTTGTAATGGTGTCGTTGTCTTTAGTCCAGATTACATGGGAAGAATTTGTATTGGGCCATTCAAGATGCAAATCGTCACCAGCGAAAACAGTTACGTTGTAAACACGGTCATCTGAAAATTCAACGTATGTATTCCAACATATGCTAAGTTTACTATTTAAGTTTGGACCCAGGAAAATTGATGAGGGCTGGTACATTTCAAGCCAAATGACTAGAATGGATCTTGAAGATTAGGTTATGATATCAGTCACCGATTTTAGTGCCCAGTCGGCCGACTGAGTCGGGTGCATTGCATTTTGTACGGCTGAGTTTATTATGCTGATAAATCATCAATATTACTAAGGACGTTGAAATATCGTGATGTATCTAACCAAAGATCCTAGAAATTTTGAAATAACCTTCTAACGCACCCATATCGTCTATAGTGTCATCAATCCATTGTCTAAATCGCTGAACTCTTGTATACACTCCTGGATACCGAGGATTTGCACAACCCATTCCCCAACTGATTAATCCAATAAGGTACCATCGCGAATCACTGTCCTAAAACAAAAAGATAACGTACATTCATTATTGAAACCAATACAAACACTAAAAACGGAAAGATTCCGCTGTATTTAATCATAAGTTTACCAAAAGCGGCAAGTTAGACtaaagccggggggggggggactcgaatatgaaagtgacgtacctgtgcatATTAATCTATCATGGCGATTTTTGTCgaaaaaagagggtcattcagTGGTGGTTccaagaaaatgggggtcattcagttgtgaaatattaaaaattaggCATCATTGACCGTGAAAAAGTATCTTCCTGGGcataaatgtgcaaaaaaaatagcAATTTTGCAGCTAAATGTCTACAGAAATGTAAAATTTGTTTCGCgcgcaaaaaattgacaaaattgctgtaaagctgatgaaaaaaggggtTCATTAGAggcagatttgaaaaaaaaagggggtcattgggggtaagctgatgaaaaaagggggtcattgggtggcagatttgcctctaatgggggtctattgacaggaaCATGACGCGTACCAATGGAGTGCCCCCTGGACTAAACTCAGTGGAATGGTCTAGTTCATAGACACATCGTCGGTCTCAATACATAGTAgctcatagtggcgtacgtgcatgGCAAATGTAAAATATGTTTCCGAGAAAACGCATTTGATAACTAATAACAGAGCCAGATACTACTAGTATTACCTCTCAGTagaccgattccatttgaaattgaaattaaggTTTAAACTATTCAACTGTAATTTTTATAGTGCATGAGCTGCATTATTATTAAAGAAAGTGATTTGACGCCCAACCTTGTCTTATAGATGCTATGGAttgttaacattaattaattaattaattaattaattaattaattaattaattaattaagtatagttgagcTTTCTTACTTAACATACTTGCTATACCCCAGGATATACTTGAGGGTGTAATAGTTTCAAAacatgattgcaaaattttaatctCAAAATGAATGTTACATTCAAAACACAACATTTAAACTTTGTTACCATAATTATAATTACGGCAATATA is a window of Amphiura filiformis chromosome 2, Afil_fr2py, whole genome shotgun sequence DNA encoding:
- the LOC140146570 gene encoding ovochymase-like isoform X2, with translation MKQPIRLMVAVLPFLVAIAYSQPAEDLCGYPRVRGKIVGGKISKHGQSPWMAMLWSNAFRKPKCAGVLLNQKWIVTTAQCFGGRDGLNSSDTDSFILVLGEHSTTEDDGTEVNVDVETVIINPDFDVNTYDSDIALIKFRQPITYTDYISPLCLPNETQEQALVTAGKEGVVTGWGSEAQSAPYSRRLKRVKLSVVDQQECVEANRYLVTGNMFCAAATNRDACSGDSGGPFAIQDSDSRWYLIGLISWGMGCANPRYPGVYTRVQRFRQWIDDTIDDMDDRVYNVTVFAGDDLHLEWPNTNSSHVIWTKDNDTITSSSVASREGRIITIPEQGLHILNSEMEDSGLYTCVVTTSQNEVLRRIFRVDITVPSIRVDENIDEDNTEGSIYNVTVADGENIYLDWTNGNQLYVNWNRNGVTLADQEGKIFIIPERGLLILDSELIDQGYYTCVMITRQLNVIERVFRVKVVPPIHMNHNVKDDRVSIRNVTVHAGHDVHLEWLNVDPSHVIWIKDNVTIISSSVASREGRIITIPEQGLHILNSEIEDSGFYTCVVITSTHYVKKRMFWVDIMGPSIDVDENTDEDICGYPRVRGKIVGGKISKHGQSPWMAMLWSNALRRPACGGILLNQRWVVTAAHCFNDPSVLNMSDTESFEIRLGEQSTTQEDGTEVTIHAKKVIINPNFVERTYDSDIALLKLRQPVPYTDYISPLCLPNEIQAQALVRAGQSGFVSGWGDIVDGGTYSRDLKRVRVSIVDYIDCVNAYNAYTVTSNMFCAEASNRDSCDGDSGGPFAIQDGSQWYLIGLVSWGLGCADPRYPGVYTKVQRFTQWIDDVIDDDMETCEDLRADIVQKETKIGVLEAVVLQLQEQLQGYEG
- the LOC140146570 gene encoding ovochymase-like isoform X1 encodes the protein MKQPIRLMVAVLPFLVAIAYSQPAEDLCGYPRVRGKIVGGKISKHGQSPWMAMLWSNAFRKPKCAGVLLNQKWIVTTAQCFGGRDGLNSSDTDSFILVLGEHSTTEDDGTEVNVDVETVIINPDFDVNTYDSDIALIKFRQPITYTDYISPLCLPNETQEQALVTAGKEGVVTGWGSEAQSAPYSRRLKRVKLSVVDQQECVEANRYLVTGNMFCAAATNRDACSGDSGGPFAIQDSDSRWYLIGLISWGMGCANPRYPGVYTRVQRFRQWIDDTIDDMGALEDDRVYNVTVFAGDDLHLEWPNTNSSHVIWTKDNDTITSSSVASREGRIITIPEQGLHILNSEMEDSGLYTCVVTTSQNEVLRRIFRVDITVPSIRVDENIDEDNTEGSIYNVTVADGENIYLDWTNGNQLYVNWNRNGVTLADQEGKIFIIPERGLLILDSELIDQGYYTCVMITRQLNVIERVFRVKVVPPIHMNHNVKDDRVSIRNVTVHAGHDVHLEWLNVDPSHVIWIKDNVTIISSSVASREGRIITIPEQGLHILNSEIEDSGFYTCVVITSTHYVKKRMFWVDIMGPSIDVDENTDEDICGYPRVRGKIVGGKISKHGQSPWMAMLWSNALRRPACGGILLNQRWVVTAAHCFNDPSVLNMSDTESFEIRLGEQSTTQEDGTEVTIHAKKVIINPNFVERTYDSDIALLKLRQPVPYTDYISPLCLPNEIQAQALVRAGQSGFVSGWGDIVDGGTYSRDLKRVRVSIVDYIDCVNAYNAYTVTSNMFCAEASNRDSCDGDSGGPFAIQDGSQWYLIGLVSWGLGCADPRYPGVYTKVQRFTQWIDDVIDDDMETCEDLRADIVQKETKIGVLEAVVLQLQEQLQGYEG